From the Sebastes umbrosus isolate fSebUmb1 chromosome 2, fSebUmb1.pri, whole genome shotgun sequence genome, one window contains:
- the LOC119482360 gene encoding high choriolytic enzyme 1-like has protein sequence MARMSVFRFSALALLLLSACCWADNEAEEDLGELSVSELLERANRNLIRSDSDPILTGGDIAIDSEAEKNADPCTSRGCKWGKFTDGKVYIPYYITNHFSSREKAIITRGLESFSSFSCIRFRPTKSSDRDWLSIESQNGCYSYVGRRGGKQVVSLARQGCLYHGTVQHELLHALGFNHEQTRSDRDNHIRVMLQNVQSGMEHNFRKIATLNQGTPYDYNSVMQYHKYAFSKNNQPTMVPIPNSNVSFGDAKQMSRNDIARLNTLYKC, from the exons GCAG AGGAAGACTTGGGGGAGCTTTCTGTCTCAGAGCTTCTGGAGAGAGCCAACAGAAATCTGA TCCGTTCCGACAGCGACCCAATTCTGACCGGAGGAGACATCGCCATCGACAGCGAGGCCGAGAAAAACGCCGACCCTTGCACCAGCAGAGGCTGCAAGTGGGGCAAGTTCACCGACGGGAAGGTCTACATTCCTTATTACATCACCAACCACTTCT CCTCCCGTGAGAAGGCCATCATCACCCGTGGACTGgagtccttctcctccttctcctgcatCCGCTTCAGGCCCACCAAAAGCAGTGACCGCGACTGGCTGAGCATCGAGTCCCAGAACGG CTGCTACTCCTACGTCGGCCGTCGTGGTGGTAAGCAGGTGGTGTCTCTGGCCCGTCAGGGATGCCTTTACCACGGCACCGTCCAGCATGAGCTGCTCCACGCTCTGGGCTTCAACCATGAACAGACCCGCTCTGACAGGGACAACCACATCAGAGTCATGCTGCAGAACGTCCAGTCTG gaATGGAGCACAACTTCAGGAAGATCGCCACCCTCAACCAGGGCACTCCCTACGACTACAACTCTGTCATGCAGTACCACAA GTACGCCTTCTCCAAGAACAACCAGCCCACCATGGTCCCCATCCCTAACTCCAACGTGTCCTTTGGCGACGCTAAGCAGATGAGTCGCAATGACATCGCCAGGCTCAACACACTCTATAAGTGCT AA